tggatggtttgTCTTCCACTTTGAATCGGGAAGTGTAAATGGAAGCtgagatgaattggaattgagggaattttgatttgtttctaAGTACAGCTAAGTTTGGCGTAGTCTTCAGTGTTACTGTAACACCTTTTTTTTCGGTTAATGTTTGCTCCATTATGACATGGTTAATGCTTAGTTCTTTACAGCTTGAGAGGCAAGCAACAATTTCTGAGCGTGTCtttcatttaaaattaaaaatggtTAAATTAAAGTTTAGTGAAATTAGTTTGTTAAACTTTTATGAACGAACTAAAAAAAATCATCCGTCAACTAATTCATCCTCCCTCCGTTCTTGacattttgttgtttaaggttatgcacattgtttaagagtgcaatcattgataattttgttgatataaacacccttatttaatgttgagataaagtgaagagagagagtgatagttattggttaagaaacttattatgattttgattggtaaAAATAAGAGGTGGTTGGTGAGAGATATAGTAATAAATGAGGGTATACatgaaaaaaattgagaaaaaatgcattgggtttgtaaaacaacaaaagttttagaAATtaagttaaaagttaaaacaacaaaagatctggaacagagggagtactaTTTAGTAGGCTAACCATGAGTGATGATAATTAGTCTCATAATTATCAACTCTGTGATACCatggttgaattttttttcttcatgaaagtcagataaaaaaaagaattattttTAATGGTAATGGGTTTTATCTAGTGATGCAGATATTCTTCAAGTGAAGCTCGTTGCAGTGTGAGTTGTTATTATGATTGACATTGCTTCTCGATCCCTTTTGGGTTCCATGCTTATGGTGTCTTGATTGAAAACATTATGAATTTGTTTCACAAACAGTGAGATGTTAATTTACTCCAcacattttttctcttttgttaaTCTCTTGTATGTAAAAAAAGTAAGgaataaaaatgtatttttcaaGATAAAGTTATTAAAATAGATATAAGATTATGGATATATCttcaatgtaattttttttttggttacaattgGAATGAAAAACAACTTAAAGCTAAATAACTATATCATTGCACAAGAGGGGCACCACCGTTGAAGGCGGGAGCTTCCAAACCTTCCAATCCCATCCTTCACGAACCGCTAACTTCGCCAAAGCATCCGTAACCGAATTCATTTCCTTGGGGATGAGGGCAACTGTGACATTTTatttctgaaaattttaaataacaTAACTTAAGTATAATGAGGTGTAATAATAATTTTCCTTGggaatttaaataattttataatcaAATTGAATAGTGTCAAACTgtcaataattttattttaaagggATAATTAAGCTCTTCATTAAGCTCATATAAGACTCGTATTGGAGAATAGGTTATCCCTTGTGTTGTTGTATTAAAAATAGCTAGTATTGTGTTTTATTGTCATTTTTTAAGGAGAGAATGTTATACTTATAAACTTCCCAAGGCTAGTGCCACATCGTTATTTTAAGGGTTTTAGTCTATAAGGTGAGTCCCCAGGTCCTCATGAAGGACTGGGGATGATACGCTATGGTATAGGCTAGACTTGAAGCCCATTGAGCAAGTATAAGGCTGATGACGGGGCATATCCAGGATTTTTTTATTGGGGGTGAaatataagactaaaaaaagcttcattaaatattatataaattttaaataataaaaaattatttgaatataactcttcgttctttcataatactaaatttatctattattgtatcaatagagattttttcagcaatttctctctcgatatacacaactaataaatttttgagaagatcatcttcaattttgttgcGAAACCGAGTCTTAACAACTTTCATTGCAGAAAAGATTGCTCTATAGATACTGTTGAAACATGGAGTATCAAAATAAGACATACCAATCTAGTAACAAGTGGAAATATTGTTGATTTTCCAGTTTCAACTAACTTCTGGTAAAACTCAGATAAACTGGAAATTTTTCCTAAATTAGGATCTCGGGAAACATCTGAACGATAATGTCTTAGTTGGAACGACAAATTCCTTCTTTCTAGATCGAAAAAATACCTACAGTCGGTGAacatttcaaaattcttgggggGGGGGGCGATGACCCCTGTCAGCCCTCCCTAAATACGCCCTTGTCTGATGATGTAATAAgacaaattttcttttttgctCATAAACGACAACACAAACCTTAGATCTGTAATCCCTAGGTCATTCCAAGAACATTTTGGCGCCCACTATGGGATCCAATAATCCAATCCCTCTGCCTTGAGTGTTGAGAGCCCTGGCTGGTTTTACTAGGTCAACTAGGGCAATGAGAACGTCAAATCAAGCAGAGCGATTTCCAATGGCGACGAGCAACATGCAAAACCTGTTGATGCAAACCATACTCAGATTTGATGGGATGTAGCGAGTAAATGAAACCTTGCAAGCATAAGGTGTGATATGGTAATTGCTCATCTCGTTCTTTAATTATGATATCAAAGTATGATTCCTACTCATTAACTGAAGCACATTTATTGATCAACCATTTATTACTTGATGCAAACACCAACACCGATGAGATTGGTCAATTCTATCAATGGTGAATACATGATCTAACAGAAACAATCATGTGCAATTCTTGCGAGCTCTAGAATAAACTGTCTTTCTAGTATACTTTTTGTTGTTACGTACTTTAAAATGATAACAAACACAATTAAAAAGAATAAGACACACCTAGGaagtctttctttttttttggtcaaatattcatAGTTCATTGATAACCCAAGGGTTGTCTAACGACACTTACAACATGCGAGAATAAATCTCAACGAGCGATATCGCAATGGAAAACATGAGCAATTTAAGTACAAGAAGCATGCACACTCAAACATAAAGCTGAAACATCCAACATAAAACATGATGTAAAAACCCTAAGGGCCATTCAAAAGCCCCTAAACCCCAAAATACCAAAGAGCCTGATTGACTTCTGAGCGGAGAAGTTTCAATCTTCAGTTTTAACCCGGCGCTCCCCAAACACAACTCACTTGGCTCTGTCGTAGTTGCAAACAGTCCGCTATCAGGAAAGTCCAAGAACGGCTTCAGCGGCACCAACACGGGGACAATCCAGCATCTCTGAGAAGTGAGGGGATAAAAGGGAATGAAACAAAATAGACTTTTTTTGGTTTATTATTTTTGGTTAAATTTGGGTCGAGTAGATCCAATTGGGTTTAGTACGGTTTGCAATGCGTGacctttcttctttttatgctTCGGAAAATATTGCGTGGCCTTTCTTTTCCAATGTAATCTTTATAAAACGTGGAAGAAACAAAAACTCGGCCTCCACAACACAATGGAGGCCCAATTAAATGGAATATTATTCCAAGCCTTGTAGTTTTGGCACTATTTATGGGCATGACATTGTGCCACCAGCTTAGTCCATAGCATAGTCCAATTAACTCTGCTCATTGTTCAAATCCAATTTGTGTAACTCTTAGTTAACAATCCGAGGTATATTCATAAAAGTGTTTAAGCTATAACCTGTATTGGTTTAGTAAAACTTACCTTCAGATACGTGTATTACTGAACACATACATTTGGGGCatcatttgttttttctttatcATCTCATTATTTCGATCACAtcacatatttatatttatagtgAAATATTGTATAATAAGTTGTGGAATAATACCATGAAGATGGAAAAAAGATTACATGTGGCACTGCACTGGTCAGCAAGTCAGCCCTAGGGAAAAGAAACAAGATGTAATTAAGTGGGGTCCATTTAGAAAAGCACAAGACACGCAAGGCGTTGGAATATGGCATGGCACCGCACCGCACCGCCCCGCCCCAACCATACCCTCCTTTCCCCTTTCGGCCTTTTCCACCAAAACTAATGTGAAGTTTTTAGCACcttcaaaattgaaataaaatttctttgaatttgaataattaacatagaaaaagaaaaaaaacgaaTTCTACATGGCTCAAAAACGGTGGAGTATAAGGTGCAATAGTCATCATGTCATGCACCGGTGCAATACATCTTTAGAAccacaaaaatgaaatattcctTTAAGATGCTATATCTGCAACCTATTGGACCTGTTATTTAACATTtgtaatttattataattttaatttgtctTTTACATTAAAGCCTTTGTATTGCCTTACTCCTTCAACCTTTCTTAGACCTCCGGCCACCACCTCAGCGACCACCACCTCCGGCTCCGGCTACCAGTTTTGTTCACACGCTCCAAATCAAtcgcaacaacaacaaacaacccATTTTGATTTCAATGTCTTTCATCCCCGACCCCCATCGAGCAGATTTTGCAGTTCATAAAACAAGCTGGAAGGCTTCTCATTTCTCAACCTGATTATGAAAATCCATCAGTCCAAAACCCAAAAATGGCTTCTCCTTTTCCGGTGCGGTGGTCTCTGATTCAACTCCAGCCCGTGCCCAAACCAAAACCTGCGCCCAAGGACCCCAACCAAAATCTGACTCAAAATTCCATCCTTCAAGCGCCGCCAAGCTTTGTCTCCTTCTGCTTATCTGGGTTTTGATGAGCAGAAGGCGTGAGGGACATGGAGATGGGTTTGTTGGTCTCCAAATGAACCAGATCTGGGTCTGTATATCTCTCAGTGTATTTCGATTTCAAACCAGAGCTGATTTTGATGATGGCCCGAGGGGTGTGGTGACCGGAGGGGTGGAAGCGGGTAGGTTGCGTGTTGGAGGTTGTTGGTCGTTTGAATGGGAAGGTGGATGGAGAGGTGGCCAGAGGAGGTAGAGTTCTGGGTTTTTGGAGGGCCATCGCCATGAAGCGCCGGTGGTTGCAGCCTCAATCACCATCTGTCACCGGTAACTTCCATCGTTGTCATTCCCCGCCGCGCCGGAAGCCACCATCGGTCTGCAGGTGAGAAGGAAGAGACAGAGGAGGGAGAAAGGAGAGGTTGAGAGATAAGGGACAAGAATATTTGTGTAAAtttcaattatttatttatttattagcaGGTCATTAAACCTGTTATAATAGGTCATTTTTGCTCTTGCATGATGCAAGACCTAGAGTGCACTTGCACCCTAGAAGCCACCCTATAAAACTGTCAAATAGCTacagaatttttttaattgtaagaTTGTGAGTTAACCCTAAGTAAGTTTGTAAGTGTGAGTAGTGTTTCGTCTCTTAAATATAAGATTGAGAGTTAAGTCCTCACCCACAAAAATAAAATGCACATTATAACAAATCAATTAATGTAAACACCCCCAACGAGAAAATTAGCCATTGCTTATACCCCGAAACCAAGCCAAACATATATCTCTAAGAAATTTACAAGATTagacaaaattaattaattaatttttttggtttaatTTCAATTGactccaacatgcattcttacATCAATTCAAAAATTCACTGAGCTGTAAATTTTGCATTTGGGTAAGCCTGATCCACGTGGCAGTCTCTCAATGGCCATTCATGAGATATCCGGGTCCCAGCAGATAGACTTGGACTATGACTTGGTGACTTGGCTTGTTTGTCCCCACCCACCTTTTCACGCAAACAATCAATCACTCTCTCACTCATTCACTCACGTTTCTTGTCATCTCCTCCATTCCACTCTCCAAACCATCAACATCACCATTCAGCAATGGCTTCCAAGCTCTGCGACTCATGCAAATCCGCCACCGCCACCCTCTACTGCCGCCCGGACTCCGCCTTCCTCTGCGCCCCCTGCGACTCCAAAGTCCACGCCGCCAACAAGCTCGCCTCCCGCCATCCACGTGTCACTCTCTGCGAAGTCTGCGAGCAAGCCCCCGCTAGCCTCACATGCAAGGCCGATGCCGCCAACCTCTGCCTCTCCTGCGACCATGACATCCACTCCGCCAACCCCCTCGCCGCCCGCCACGAACGTTCCCCCGTCACTCCCTTCTTCCACTCCCCCGCCGCCAACTTCCTCGACCACCAACACTTGTTCACAGATGCAAAACCAGAaccagaagcagaagcagcagaagaagaggaagaggctgaAGCTGCTTCCTGGTTGCTCCCGACTCCCAAGGAAGCAGATCTGTTCTCCGAATCAGATCCACTCCATTTCCTAGATCTGGAACAGAAAATCAGCGACTGCGTTGTTCCGGTGAACAGCAATTTGAACCATATCCTTCCatcacagtcacattcacaatcGCAGAGTGTAAGAGCGATCTCATGATTCTGCTTAatattttttgtgtgtgtgaGTGATTGTTTGTGTGTTTGTTTGTTCAGGTATCGTCGTGTTCGATGGAGGTAGGGGTTGTACCGGAAGGGAGCACGAGCGCGAGCACGGTGGTGTCGGAGATATCGAACGGTGGCGGTGGTTACGAGAGAGCGGTGGATAGGGAAGCGAAGGTGATGAGGTACAGGgagaagaggaagaatagaaGGTTCGAGAAGACGATACGTTACGCTTCGAGGAAAGCGTATGCGGAAAGCAGACCGAGGATCAAAGGCAGGTTTGCAAAACGCTCTGATGATAACAACAATGCTGATCTTCCAGCTGCAGCTCTTGTTCCAACTTGTTgattcactcactcactcacaacAACCCTTGCATTTGtgtatatgtaattaaatttctttcttgtttccttaATTTTCTCTCTTTGTCTTTCTTTTTGGTTGCTGTTTTGTTTTGTATATAGTTTCATGTTCTATTGCAGTTTAAGTTGTGCAAAATGTAAGTTGCTTGAATGAATGTTGTTGGTTTCTGTGGTAGCATTGCACTTCCTCTTATGGCTATGGCTGCTGTATCAAAATCTGGAATGCTAAGTATGGTTTGTTTATTCACAAATCATATTTTTAAATCATATCTAGTCCTAAAAAGTGTTCCATTTCTTACATGTGCGGATTATCTACTACATCACTTTCTAGTCGATCCACCTTTGATTTATGTTATAAAATAAcaagtttatattttataattgagTTAGGTGTGTTTTAAAGGCTGGTTTAGCAACAAACTTTAAGTTCCACTCACAAATAAAACAAAGAGTTACATgatgtgatgatgaagatattTCCACCTCGAACGTGATTCTTGGAGAGAAGACAAGGATGTAAGAGATGTGACAATGATATCATTAAAAGAGAAGTGAGATATACACATAAACgaagtgagagtgagagtgagagtgagagtgaagtcaattataactttttttctGCCAAGGTATTTTTACAACCGACAATCATGAGATGTGTCAGTCGAGGTTCTGAGATCATGTTAAATGGGTAGGTCTTtactaataaattatttttcatacgcactatttttttttatttgataggcaaatgttagtggttaattgttagtaaattagaaaatcccttcaaaatTTCCTTCCAGGATTcaaaccctggaccttcccctccccacccttatgtcccctagctcttttCATACGCACTATGCCGGGTCGAACTATCTACTAGTTGTGTTAGACCTTGTTGATGAATGAATTAGCTTGTGTTAGACCTTGTTGTGAATGGATTAGCTCGTAACAACTGCATGCACTGAAGTTATTTTGCAATGTGGGATCTTGGTCTTCTATTTTCTTTAATAAgtaatcaattaaaaataactcTTGAAACAGCGCTTATTagttattagtcttatctcgcTTAATCAATGTTGTTGtttgcttttttctttttaacgcGGAATGCTATTTACTCGGTCTACACTTTCAGTTAGTAAAACCCGATTGGATAGTCACCCAAACCGCAGGACCAACATCAATACCAAACCAGCTGAAAATGCTTCTATCACCAGCCATTGGTAGCAATTTCAGATTTAGCGTGAGGAGCTTGTCAATTTCTCCAACCACCTGAGCACGTTGAAGAAGGCAGAAGCTCCCTATATACACACACCACACCTCAAATCAGATTCATTAATTGAAGTGAAGAACATGCCTGGGAATGAAGGCAGTAACATTGTGAGTGAATGGCAGAAGTCAAGATGCCTTGCGCTAACACCATGCATAGAGGGTCCTGCGATCGGAATTGACCTCGGAACTACGTACTCATGCGTTGGTATTTGGCTGCATGATCATGTTGAAATCATAGCCAATGATCAGGGTAACAGGACTACCCCGTCCTATGTGGCATTCACCGATACTGAACGATTGATCGGCAGTGCTGCCATGAACCAGGCCGCTATGAACCCAATGAACACCGTTTTCGGTAAGTCTCGAGTTCACTAATTCCACTGATTCTCTTAACTTTTTTCTGAAAATGTGTTTGATTGTTAGTAAAAATTGTTGTTATACTTAGATTTTATTATTGCAGGAGAACATTGTTTGTGCGTAGCAATTGATATGGTTTTGTGTATCTTTCGGTGTGGCGTGTGCAGATGCTAAGCGTTTGATGGGTAGGAGGTTTATGGATGATTTGGTGCAGAATGACATTAAATCGTGGCCGTTCAAGGTGATGCCTGGCCCTGGTTACAGGCCAATGATTGTAGTGAATTACAAGGGGGAGGTGAAGCGGTTTTCTCCGGAGGAGATATCTTCCATGGTTCTCACGAAGATGAGAGAGATTGCGGAGGCCTATCTTGGTACCACTGTAAAGAATGCGGTGATTAGTGTGCCCGCTTACTTCAATGACTCTCAGCGTCAGGCTACCAAGGATGCCGGCGTCATTTCTGGCCTCAATGTGATGCGAATCATCAATGAGCCTACTGCGGCTGCCATTGCCTATGGACTCGAACTCGACAAGAAAGGCATTGCCACCAGCGCTAAGAGGAACGTTCTCATTTTCGACCTTGGTGGTGGGGCTTTTGATGTCTCGCTTGTTACCATGGCGGAAGGTAGCTTCGAGGTGAAAGCCACCGCGGGTGACACTCACTTTGGGGGTGAGGAATTTGACAACAGAATTGTgaaccattttgttgaggaatTCAGGTGGAAGAACAATAAGGACATTAGCGGAGATGCCACCGCTGTTAGGAAGTTGAAGACCGCATGGGAGAAGGCGAAGAGGATACTATCATTCACTGATGAAACCACCATTGAGATTGATTCTCTGTATGAAGGCATTGAGTTTTCCACAAACATCTCTCGTGCGCGGTTCGAAGAGCTGAACAAGGACTTGTTCAGGATGTGTATGGAGCGTGTAGTGATGTGTTTGAAAGATGCAAAGATGGAAAAGAGAAAGGTGGACGATGTTGTTCTTGTTGGCGGATCCACGAGGATGCCAAAGGTTCAGCAGTTATTGCAAGAGTTCTTCAATGGCAAGGAAGTTTGCAAGAGCATCATTAACCCTGAGGAGGCTGTTGCCTATGGTGCTTCTGTCCAGGCTGcaattttgagtggaaaaaagGGACTGCAGGCTCTTAAATTGCTTGATGTAACTCCACTCTGCATTGGATTTGAGACTGGTGATGGGGATATGCAAGTGTTGATTCCCAGAAATACTAAAATCCCCATTAGGAAGGAGGAGGTTTTTACAACCTCCGCCGATAACCAACCCGGTGTGCTGATTCCGGTTTTTGAGGAGGGTGACCGGATAGTTAGAACTCATGGTCGTCACTACAACAACTTGCTTGGCAAGTTTGTGGTGTCCGGACTCCCTTATTTACCAAAGGGTGCTCCAAAGCTCAATGTTTGCTTCGACATCAATGCTGATGGTATCTTGAGTGTCTCCGCAGAGGACAGAACCATAGGAATGAAGAACATGCTGACCAGAGAGAGGAACAAGATTAGAATCAGCAACGACAAGGTGAGGCTTTCGAAGGAGGCGATAGAGAAGATGGTGAAGGAAGGTGAGAAGTACAGAGAGAGAGTAGAGGCGAAGAATGCTCTAGAGAATTATGCGGATAACGTGAGGAAGATGATCAAGGATTATGATATGATTGGCTCAGAGTTTTCAGCTGATGATAAGAAGAGGATTGAAGATGCAATTGAGCAGGCTATGCAATGGCTTGATGGGAACAAACTTGCCAAGACTAATGAATTTaaggagaggaagaaggaggtggAGAGTATCTGCAACCCCATCATCTTAGCTAAGATGAATCAAATGTTTGATTAAGCAGACAGAACATCGATCACATCAGCGTTTGATTTTGCAAGACACATTTGGTTTGGGATTAAATACTAGCTACATCATGTCTATATATAGCATactttttctctgttttttcaGTATACTGTACATCGTTGTTTCACCAATTACTCAAATAAAAAAGTTTAGATTCTTATTTCTGAACTGTCTAGACTCTTGATACATACATGATTTCCAGACATATTCTCTTGGGGCTATTCATGATGTTATAAAGAGAATTTAGGTTTACCAAAATCCTAAACCTGCATGGGAGTGTTAGCATAACTCATTTCTAAACACACTTATTTGGTTTTAAATTTATACAATTCACATGGAACAAAATCACGCTAATTCTCTTGTGACTTCTCTTCACTCCAATCAATTTT
This is a stretch of genomic DNA from Lotus japonicus ecotype B-129 chromosome 1, LjGifu_v1.2. It encodes these proteins:
- the LOC130725741 gene encoding zinc finger protein CONSTANS-LIKE 4 — protein: MASKLCDSCKSATATLYCRPDSAFLCAPCDSKVHAANKLASRHPRVTLCEVCEQAPASLTCKADAANLCLSCDHDIHSANPLAARHERSPVTPFFHSPAANFLDHQHLFTDAKPEPEAEAAEEEEEAEAASWLLPTPKEADLFSESDPLHFLDLEQKISDCVVPVNSNLNHILPSQSHSQSQSVSSCSMEVGVVPEGSTSASTVVSEISNGGGGYERAVDREAKVMRYREKRKNRRFEKTIRYASRKAYAESRPRIKGRFAKRSDDNNNADLPAAALVPTC
- the LOC130725755 gene encoding heat shock cognate 70 kDa protein 2-like; its protein translation is MPGNEGSNIVSEWQKSRCLALTPCIEGPAIGIDLGTTYSCVGIWLHDHVEIIANDQGNRTTPSYVAFTDTERLIGSAAMNQAAMNPMNTVFDAKRLMGRRFMDDLVQNDIKSWPFKVMPGPGYRPMIVVNYKGEVKRFSPEEISSMVLTKMREIAEAYLGTTVKNAVISVPAYFNDSQRQATKDAGVISGLNVMRIINEPTAAAIAYGLELDKKGIATSAKRNVLIFDLGGGAFDVSLVTMAEGSFEVKATAGDTHFGGEEFDNRIVNHFVEEFRWKNNKDISGDATAVRKLKTAWEKAKRILSFTDETTIEIDSLYEGIEFSTNISRARFEELNKDLFRMCMERVVMCLKDAKMEKRKVDDVVLVGGSTRMPKVQQLLQEFFNGKEVCKSIINPEEAVAYGASVQAAILSGKKGLQALKLLDVTPLCIGFETGDGDMQVLIPRNTKIPIRKEEVFTTSADNQPGVLIPVFEEGDRIVRTHGRHYNNLLGKFVVSGLPYLPKGAPKLNVCFDINADGILSVSAEDRTIGMKNMLTRERNKIRISNDKVRLSKEAIEKMVKEGEKYRERVEAKNALENYADNVRKMIKDYDMIGSEFSADDKKRIEDAIEQAMQWLDGNKLAKTNEFKERKKEVESICNPIILAKMNQMFD